One Arcobacter arenosus DNA window includes the following coding sequences:
- a CDS encoding phytanoyl-CoA dioxygenase family protein encodes MKNYKKDLSEHGYIILENFFSSEEIDTFNNIAIEYFSDERNKFFYHNCGKVITNFFEYVPELRVVLNKKLVEYLKGIIGDIKYIYHNDLSYNMFNNWHRDLSSDYIDGFEDEKIFNLAKIYKVGIYLQNHDLNEYGLSVVPGSHKEFDEKLFKKPINIKSNKGDVIIFDQRLKHKGYYLDEDDKNVCREIEKKSSNIGKDKFEYFKEKREKEKSTKLAIFFGFALENNISKEFARKTIQRQNRQLNMNNYIMSNSLNSYLESINFDKLDIE; translated from the coding sequence ATGAAAAATTATAAAAAAGATTTATCTGAACATGGTTATATAATTCTAGAAAATTTTTTTAGTAGTGAAGAGATTGATACTTTTAATAATATAGCAATAGAATATTTTTCAGATGAAAGAAATAAGTTCTTTTATCATAATTGTGGAAAAGTAATTACAAATTTTTTTGAGTATGTTCCTGAACTTAGAGTAGTATTGAATAAAAAGCTTGTAGAGTATTTAAAAGGTATAATTGGAGATATAAAGTATATCTATCATAATGATTTATCATATAATATGTTTAATAATTGGCATAGAGATTTGTCTTCGGATTATATTGATGGTTTTGAAGATGAAAAAATATTTAATTTGGCAAAAATTTATAAGGTTGGAATCTACCTTCAAAATCATGACTTAAATGAGTATGGTTTAAGTGTAGTGCCTGGCTCTCATAAAGAGTTTGATGAAAAACTATTTAAAAAACCTATAAATATAAAATCAAATAAAGGTGATGTTATAATTTTTGATCAAAGATTAAAACATAAGGGTTATTATTTAGATGAAGATGACAAAAATGTCTGTAGAGAAATAGAGAAAAAAAGCTCAAATATTGGCAAAGATAAATTTGAATATTTCAAAGAAAAAAGAGAAAAAGAGAAATCTACAAAATTAGCAATATTTTTTGGATTTGCTTTAGAAAATAATATTTCTAAAGAGTTTGCTAGAAAAACAATACAAAGACAGAATAGACAGTTAAATATGAATAATTATATAATGTCTAATAGCTTAAATAGTTATTTAGAGTCTATTAATTTTGATAAATTAGATATTGAGTAA
- a CDS encoding carbamoyltransferase C-terminal domain-containing protein, whose product MKLYIGMKFFGHDTNVVVICPEKNYIFAISTERVTRYKHDTIYPIKILENIFEYTKLEKSLIKNIVFCLAEKDYAKKLNFSNWYEYETALREFYNLKYKGELVRKHNSFKLLSLDEQELIYNQSYAGKKLFEIKKSQQKNAVTISEEVSKYINKIFDLSLNEIEYFDHHKSHALGSFVLSPYEHAIAITFDGAGDGYFSKVFLCSKDKFEYKVGSKRKNFYLDDIDCGNSLGNIYEYFTLKLGFHRFSEEGKVEALAAYGNFDNEIFYKLKECLLFDRSNLTLDIDQKLLYKYFNKLAFDDYLIKFSKVDIAAAVQKFLEISIVNYISSIVKKYKIKNIVLSGGVFANVIVNMRIFEEVTNNIYIIPAMSDDGLGLGSICLKLLEETKLEENISWIRKYNTQYLGTSYSKEEIISVLKNTANIFYKDLGKDWMKKTAEYIHNDEVGAIFHGKMEWGPRALGNRSILGNPLNKNSINKLNVEVKNRPFYQPFCPSIMIDERERLFENSYINKDMTCAFIMKEEFIDKIPCAVHIDNTARVQFVTHESNPNYYKILSEFKNLTGYGVLLNTSFNKHGRTIIESPQDAIDDFLDTGLNFLMIEGIEVRKLKSEN is encoded by the coding sequence GTGAAGTTATATATTGGGATGAAATTTTTTGGACATGATACAAATGTTGTGGTAATTTGTCCAGAGAAAAATTATATATTTGCTATTTCTACTGAAAGAGTAACTAGATATAAACATGACACTATTTATCCAATTAAAATTTTGGAAAATATATTTGAATATACGAAACTTGAAAAATCTTTAATTAAAAATATAGTTTTTTGTTTAGCAGAAAAAGATTATGCTAAAAAGTTAAATTTTTCTAATTGGTATGAGTATGAAACAGCTTTAAGAGAGTTTTATAATTTAAAATACAAAGGTGAATTAGTACGAAAACATAATTCTTTTAAATTATTATCTCTTGATGAGCAAGAGTTGATTTATAATCAAAGTTATGCGGGTAAAAAACTATTTGAGATAAAAAAATCACAACAAAAAAATGCAGTAACTATTTCTGAAGAAGTTTCAAAATATATTAATAAGATTTTTGATTTATCATTAAATGAAATTGAGTATTTTGATCATCATAAATCTCATGCTCTTGGTAGTTTTGTTTTATCTCCCTATGAACATGCAATTGCAATAACATTTGATGGTGCAGGGGATGGGTATTTCAGTAAAGTATTTTTATGCTCTAAGGATAAATTTGAATATAAAGTTGGTTCTAAAAGAAAAAACTTTTATCTTGATGATATTGATTGCGGAAATTCTCTTGGAAATATTTATGAGTATTTTACATTAAAATTAGGTTTTCATAGATTTAGTGAAGAGGGAAAAGTTGAAGCATTAGCTGCATATGGGAATTTTGATAATGAAATTTTTTATAAACTAAAGGAATGTTTGCTTTTTGATAGGAGCAATTTAACTCTAGATATTGATCAAAAATTGTTATATAAATATTTTAATAAGCTAGCTTTTGATGATTATTTAATAAAATTTTCGAAAGTAGATATTGCAGCAGCTGTTCAAAAATTTTTGGAAATATCGATTGTGAATTATATATCTTCTATTGTAAAAAAATATAAAATCAAAAATATTGTTTTATCGGGAGGAGTATTTGCAAATGTAATTGTAAACATGAGAATATTTGAAGAAGTTACAAATAATATATATATAATTCCAGCAATGTCTGATGATGGATTAGGTTTGGGTTCTATTTGTTTAAAATTGTTAGAAGAGACTAAATTAGAAGAAAATATTTCATGGATTCGTAAATATAATACTCAATATTTAGGAACAAGTTATTCAAAAGAGGAAATAATATCAGTTTTAAAAAATACTGCTAATATTTTTTATAAAGACTTGGGTAAAGATTGGATGAAAAAAACTGCTGAATATATACATAATGATGAAGTAGGTGCTATTTTTCATGGAAAAATGGAATGGGGTCCTAGAGCACTAGGAAATAGATCAATTTTAGGTAATCCTTTAAACAAAAATAGTATTAATAAATTAAATGTAGAAGTTAAAAATAGGCCTTTTTATCAACCTTTTTGTCCTAGTATAATGATAGATGAAAGGGAAAGATTATTTGAAAATTCTTATATAAATAAAGATATGACATGTGCATTTATAATGAAAGAGGAATTTATAGATAAAATTCCTTGTGCAGTTCACATAGATAATACTGCTCGTGTTCAATTTGTAACTCATGAAAGTAACCCAAACTACTATAAAATATTGAGTGAATTTAAAAATTTAACAGGTTATGGTGTTTTGTTAAATACTTCATTTAATAAACATGGAAGAACAATTATTGAATCTCCTCAAGATGCAATAGATGATTTTTTAGATACAGGTTTAAATTTTTTAATGATTGAAGGTATTGAAGTTCGTAAGTTAAAGAGTGAAAATTAG
- a CDS encoding radical SAM/SPASM domain-containing protein — MRYLKDEYIPKSLVIDITTACSAKCHFCAREMMNGSRKNSFMEFSLFKSILDDAKKLGVKDISLYQTGEATLHPELDSLVKYGKDNGFIITLSTNGSDVDKYIETLLMVDYVRFSIDGWDKKSFELFRYPLKYEKIKRNLKLLRDAKNNSNSKMEIGINNIFSVKSDFNLFLENWAELIDYLEVSPLYPSSYFNGIEFIPSYDERLKEHYFNFEYISNEKKWCHFPFYTPVISYDGKMSLCCQDFSSEFNLSNVTDGLYKVFNSPQINKIRKEFIDMTYETCNKCHRFLRLKEEDKSFIKSQITTAISNNDIAKKIKIDIKV, encoded by the coding sequence ATGAGATATTTAAAAGATGAGTATATACCAAAAAGTTTAGTTATTGATATTACAACTGCATGTAGTGCCAAATGCCATTTTTGTGCTAGAGAGATGATGAATGGTTCTAGAAAAAATAGTTTTATGGAGTTTTCTCTTTTTAAGAGTATTTTAGATGATGCAAAAAAACTAGGGGTGAAAGATATCAGTTTATATCAAACAGGAGAAGCAACTTTACATCCTGAACTTGATAGCCTAGTAAAATATGGAAAAGATAATGGATTTATTATAACTTTATCAACTAATGGTTCTGATGTTGATAAATATATCGAAACTCTCTTGATGGTAGACTATGTAAGATTTTCAATAGATGGATGGGATAAAAAAAGCTTTGAATTGTTTAGATATCCTTTGAAATATGAAAAAATAAAAAGAAATTTGAAACTACTTAGAGATGCAAAAAATAATAGCAATTCTAAAATGGAGATTGGAATAAACAATATTTTTTCAGTTAAGTCAGACTTTAATTTATTTTTAGAAAACTGGGCTGAGTTAATTGATTATTTAGAGGTTAGTCCTTTATATCCTTCTTCTTATTTTAATGGCATAGAATTTATTCCTTCTTATGATGAGAGGCTAAAAGAACATTACTTTAATTTTGAGTATATATCTAATGAGAAAAAGTGGTGTCATTTTCCTTTTTATACTCCGGTTATATCTTATGATGGAAAAATGTCATTATGTTGTCAAGATTTTTCTTCAGAGTTTAACTTATCTAATGTAACTGATGGTTTATATAAAGTTTTTAATTCACCTCAAATTAATAAAATCAGAAAAGAATTTATTGATATGACATACGAAACTTGTAATAAGTGCCATAGATTTTTACGATTAAAAGAAGAGGATAAATCCTTTATCAAATCTCAGATTACAACTGCTATTAGTAATAATGATATCGCTAAAAAAATCAAAATAGATATTAAGGTATAA
- a CDS encoding glycosyltransferase family 4 protein gives MNYPELKTELEEFIKRDFINEYIKKFSNCIKTISNFYEFKQCIILFIIIEREYKKHIEARYNKEYLGLVYDLQKKYIQLASNISGNLKPMGDTIYLHEIISQIPNIEPDNKFINIILQQLKDQYGKLDYCSDIQIIVSDIIMLGEILTLDSNSLKNYLQRLFILQIHKMTNLEYNTFLRQFFNNNEIKLDFILKCLDELLSKEKYFSLKNIERRSLFNWYLHFISNISEYHNHSSWIVLYPKLKNLLFWHLENNQTDEAMYLEFFIWHVMGNLFQTQNEIKKFNEEITYPASLYYKKEDLLKNKETHNKKTKIALVKDRIAMTSVTNVEISLLKTLLENEKFKANYEISIYSCDYFEKSQDDSEAIKLFENLGIKVYNPNSDTLETFGFYGNHYKKAIKLRESIINHNTDIMIVGTNNFPLVNFLFVNRTAHKQIYWSHGNYVYNVKGIDLRIHHGSIDFKKEIIEGFEFLRFQVPHTKEQLNPNISINAVKEIRSKFPDNSIILGTIGRLIKLDSQDYLEVICKVMKNNPNIIYLACGSGNKQPIVDKIKNIDSTLVNRFYFPGHVDAHIYAQIIDIMPDTFPLRQGVSKVEYAAKGKPIVTIVDDPESKRHFTGIFEEYKTIISDAIGLKNYPIDNYKKFSCYLSALITDDEVYKKACNFHKNVVEKCYINTIKDSFIDILKVSIR, from the coding sequence ATGAACTATCCAGAGTTAAAAACTGAATTAGAAGAGTTTATTAAAAGAGATTTTATAAATGAATATATAAAAAAATTTTCAAATTGTATAAAAACTATATCTAACTTTTATGAATTTAAACAATGTATAATATTATTTATAATTATAGAAAGAGAATACAAAAAACATATAGAAGCTAGATATAATAAAGAATATTTGGGATTAGTCTATGATCTCCAAAAAAAATATATACAACTTGCAAGTAATATCTCAGGTAATCTCAAACCAATGGGGGATACTATCTATTTACATGAAATAATATCACAAATACCAAATATAGAACCAGATAATAAATTTATAAATATAATACTACAACAGTTAAAAGATCAATATGGAAAATTAGATTATTGTTCGGATATACAGATAATTGTAAGCGATATAATAATGTTAGGTGAAATATTAACTCTTGATAGTAATTCTTTAAAAAATTATCTTCAAAGGCTATTTATACTTCAGATTCATAAAATGACAAATCTTGAATACAATACTTTTTTAAGACAATTTTTTAATAATAATGAAATTAAATTGGATTTTATATTAAAATGTTTGGATGAGTTACTTAGTAAAGAAAAGTACTTTTCTTTAAAAAATATAGAAAGAAGATCTTTATTTAATTGGTACCTTCATTTTATATCAAATATTTCTGAATATCATAATCATAGTAGTTGGATAGTATTATACCCTAAATTGAAAAACTTACTTTTTTGGCATCTTGAAAATAATCAGACAGATGAAGCTATGTATTTAGAGTTTTTCATTTGGCATGTGATGGGAAATCTTTTTCAAACACAAAATGAGATAAAAAAATTTAATGAAGAGATAACATATCCAGCTTCTTTATATTATAAAAAAGAAGATCTTTTAAAAAATAAAGAAACTCATAATAAAAAAACAAAGATTGCCCTTGTAAAAGATCGTATTGCAATGACTTCTGTTACAAACGTAGAAATTTCACTTTTAAAAACACTATTAGAAAATGAAAAATTCAAGGCTAATTATGAAATTAGTATATATTCATGTGATTATTTTGAAAAAAGCCAAGATGATTCAGAAGCAATAAAGCTTTTTGAAAATCTTGGAATAAAAGTTTATAATCCAAATAGTGATACTTTAGAAACATTTGGTTTCTATGGAAATCATTATAAAAAAGCTATAAAATTAAGAGAATCTATCATCAATCACAACACAGATATTATGATTGTTGGAACAAATAATTTCCCTTTAGTGAATTTTTTATTTGTAAATAGAACTGCACATAAGCAGATATATTGGAGTCATGGAAATTATGTATATAATGTAAAGGGGATTGATTTAAGGATTCATCATGGATCAATAGATTTTAAAAAAGAGATTATAGAAGGCTTTGAATTCTTAAGATTTCAGGTCCCTCACACTAAAGAACAACTTAATCCTAATATTAGCATTAATGCTGTTAAAGAAATAAGATCTAAATTCCCTGATAATTCGATTATTTTGGGAACTATTGGAAGACTTATAAAACTTGATAGTCAAGATTATTTAGAAGTGATATGTAAAGTTATGAAGAATAATCCTAATATAATTTATCTAGCATGTGGAAGTGGTAATAAACAACCAATAGTAGATAAAATAAAGAATATAGATAGCACTTTAGTAAATAGATTTTATTTTCCGGGTCATGTAGATGCTCATATATATGCACAGATTATTGATATAATGCCAGATACTTTTCCTTTACGGCAAGGAGTATCAAAAGTAGAATATGCAGCAAAAGGAAAACCTATAGTTACCATTGTCGATGATCCAGAGTCCAAAAGACATTTTACTGGTATATTTGAAGAATATAAAACTATAATTTCAGATGCAATTGGTTTAAAAAATTACCCTATTGATAATTACAAAAAATTTAGTTGTTATCTTAGTGCTTTAATAACAGATGATGAAGTATATAAAAAAGCATGTAATTTTCATAAGAATGTTGTAGAAAAATGCTACATAAATACTATTAAAGATAGTTTTATAGATATATTAAAAGTTAGTATAAGATAA
- a CDS encoding formyltransferase family protein — translation MKVAILTSPNQWFVDYAKDLQLKIRDSVLFFEHKNLHESFDILFILGYHKIIEEKYLKLNLHNIVIHESDLPKGKGWAPLFWQILEGQDEIVFSMFEASNGIDNGNIYMKKRLILDGTELNKQLRAKQAELTIQMCLEFIKNYEKYKFSKPQVGEESFYKKRTAKDSELNIEKSINEQFNLFRIVDNENYPAFFYKGGEKYILKIEKASDEKVF, via the coding sequence ATGAAAGTTGCGATTTTAACATCACCTAATCAATGGTTTGTAGATTATGCAAAAGATTTACAATTAAAGATTAGAGATTCTGTATTATTTTTTGAACATAAAAATTTGCATGAATCATTTGATATACTATTTATTTTGGGATATCATAAAATAATCGAAGAAAAATATTTAAAGTTGAATTTACACAATATTGTTATTCATGAAAGTGATTTACCAAAAGGTAAAGGTTGGGCACCTCTTTTTTGGCAAATACTAGAAGGACAAGATGAGATAGTTTTTTCAATGTTTGAAGCTTCAAATGGAATTGATAATGGAAACATTTATATGAAGAAGCGTTTAATTTTAGATGGCACAGAACTAAATAAACAACTTAGAGCTAAACAAGCAGAATTAACAATCCAAATGTGCTTAGAATTTATAAAAAATTATGAAAAATATAAATTTTCTAAACCTCAAGTTGGTGAAGAGAGTTTTTATAAAAAAAGAACTGCAAAAGATAGTGAATTAAATATAGAAAAGTCTATAAATGAGCAATTTAATCTTTTTAGAATAGTCGATAATGAAAATTATCCTGCATTTTTCTATAAAGGGGGAGAAAAATATATTTTAAAAATAGAAAAGGCAAGTGATGAAAAAGTTTTTTGA